The DNA sequence CCAACCGAGCGCGTGTGGCGGCCATCCGCAGGGTCGCCGGCACCCACGGGGCGACGCCGGCCCAGATCTGCATCGCCTGGGTGCTGGCGCAGGGCGGCAACGTGTTTCCCATCCCCGGCTGCAAGCGCCGCACCCACCTGGAGGAGAACCTCAAGGCCCTGGACGTCACACTCACGGCCGAGGACCTCGCCGCTCTGGACGCCGCGTTCCCGCCGGGCGCGGCCGCGGGCGACCGCTATCCGCCCGACGGCATGGCGCGGGTCAACCTATAGAACGATAACAACCGCGGCAACCGCCCGTCTCCCGAAAAGCCGCGGCCGGACACACTGTCAAGGGAAAAGGCTTGCCCCTCCCGCTTCTTCCCGGCACGGCAAGCCGCGAGTGCTACCAACTTAGGTGGCCGCTCAGCATGACGCCGTGGTTGGCGCCACCGCGCACCGGATTGCTGTGCATTCCTTCCAGGGTCATCGTGACCGACGACCCCATCTTGAACTGCCCGCCCAGACTCAGCCGCCGTGACCCTGCGCCGGAGAGCGACACGTCGCTGTAGGGCGTCAGCACCCCCCGGCCGCCCCACGAGGTGCCGAATCCATAGGCGATCCGCGCATGGACGCGCCCCGTTTGATCGTCGGCCGCCAGGCCGGTGACCCCGGTGTTCCACAACCGTTGCACGCCGCCCGCTGTCTGGCCCCAGGCCGGCCGCAGGCTCAGCGCAAACCCAAGACCCGCCTCGCCCGGGTCAAGCCGCACCAACCCGCTCACGCCCCACTCCTCGTAGTCGCCACTATGGGCGAACAGCATCCGGGCCCGGCCTTCCAGCGTCAGCCCCAATGCCGTGTCGGCAAAGCGCAGCCCGCCCCCGGTCTCGACGCTGCCGCCCGTGTCGCCGTCCCCGCCGTCGTAGCGCATGCCCACCTCGATGGACGGCGTGAACGTCGCCCCCGAGTCAAGCTTCCGCTCGTGCACCCCTTCCAACATCAGGCGCTGGCGGCTGACACTCAACGTCGTGCTCTCAAGAGTCCCGGAGCCGTCGATATCGGCCCACGAGAACGCGGTCTCGCCTTTCAGACGCAGGCTCGTGGTCCCGCCTCCGATCACCTCATCGCTGGATACTAGAGGTCCGTTCACCCCGGCCGCCACCATCCGCTGTGTCAGGTCGCTCGCCTGCGTGCCCCCCGAATCGTCGATCGCCACCTCGCCCCAGCCATACCCCACCGTGGCCCACAGGTTCATGCCCCCCGGGGACTGCCAGCCCACGTACGGGTTGACGCTGGTTACCGTGGTCTCGGACTCGCCCTTCGCCCGAGAGGCCGAGTAATCCACCGTTCCTCGCGCCCACGCCAACGACAGCCCCGCCAGCAAGTCGTCGCTCAGCCTGGTGTCGACCCCGAGGTTGGCGCTCAACACGTTGCCATCGTAGTCCATGGTCTCCGGCTTGCCGCCGGAGAAGTTGCGGTAGTCGCCGCCTCCCCAGAAAGCCAAGTTGCCCAGCAGGCCACCCGTGCCCATCGCGTTGAGCGGCAGGGTGAAGGACGAACCCGCGAGCAGACGGCCGAGGTCGAACGTGCCGTTCTGCAGCGCCCGCGCGTTCGTCAGGAGAACATCGGAGAACTTCGAGGTGCCGCCGAGGGTGAATCCCTTGGCCGCCTCGGTGTCGGCGGTCACCCGCTGGATACGGCGGGATACGGCATCAACCGTGCTGGCGGTCATGGCCCGCATGACCTGGGGCAGCACGGACTTGACGGCCGTGCTCTGGCGCGCGGCGACCACATTGGGTGAGCTCTGGTAAAATCCTGACCCGATGATGAAGTCTACGTCTCTTCCGCTTCCCGGGATTTGGCCGGAGAACTGGCGCGCGTAACCCACCTTGGGGATGTCGGCGCTGTCGGTGTCGTCAGTGGGATCGTCCAGGTAATACTCCACGAAGCCCCCTTCGGGGCTGTCTTTCGCCGCGTCGAGAACTTGCTGTAGAATAAGTTCCCCGGTCACGACGTCTCGTTGACGCGGTATCAGAGGCCGCAACTCGTATCTGTCCGGATTCGCTCCGTGAAACAGGATTACGTTGGTGGTGAGGTCCAGGACGTAGAGATATACGTTACCATGTCTCCAGGGCCCGTTCGGATCCCGCAGAGCGATCCTGGCTTTCGAGGAATCGGCGACGTTACCCGACGTTTGGAGTCGGAGCACGTACTCCCCCGCTTGCGTGACGAAGGCCTTCAAGGTCTTGCGGTCCACCACGTCCTGCGCCGTAGTGGCCGGGTCGCCATAATCGATTGATTCATCAACCAAGTGAGGGGTGTCGAGATCGAATCCGACGAGCTGCACGAACGGAACCCTGAAGTTGCCCGACAAATATACGGCGGCATAGCCGGAGGCACCGGGAAAGCCGGGTACGTCGAATGCGCCACCATTTCCGGATGCGGCTGCACGGAAGGCGGCCAGAGCGGTGACAGGGTCGGTCAGGACGGTCAGGTCGATTCCCAATGCCTGAAGAATCGCCAGATAAATCCCTTGGTTAAGTTGCCCACCCGACAATGCCATATTCTTTGCGTGAACGAACACCCTGCCGTCGACTGTCAGTGTCACAACGT is a window from the Deltaproteobacteria bacterium genome containing:
- a CDS encoding autotransporter domain-containing protein, whose protein sequence is MNTGKLFTKACMILFVSLFALAGVFSDGRSALAQSDGLPDWAQPCGSPPTGVDFDALAPSTTAQGAAADPGLLDDFALAARDQFGRTDVSTEASLYIGCLLRQEGSFWYSGATYVVTLTVDGRVFVHAKNMALSGGQLNQGIYLAILQALGIDLTVLTDPVTALAAFRAAASGNGGAFDVPGFPGASGYAAVYLSGNFRVPFVQLVGFDLDTPHLVDESIDYGDPATTAQDVVDRKTLKAFVTQAGEYVLRLQTSGNVADSSKARIALRDPNGPWRHGNVYLYVLDLTTNVILFHGANPDRYELRPLIPRQRDVVTGELILQQVLDAAKDSPEGGFVEYYLDDPTDDTDSADIPKVGYARQFSGQIPGSGRDVDFIIGSGFYQSSPNVVAARQSTAVKSVLPQVMRAMTASTVDAVSRRIQRVTADTEAAKGFTLGGTSKFSDVLLTNARALQNGTFDLGRLLAGSSFTLPLNAMGTGGLLGNLAFWGGGDYRNFSGGKPETMDYDGNVLSANLGVDTRLSDDLLAGLSLAWARGTVDYSASRAKGESETTVTSVNPYVGWQSPGGMNLWATVGYGWGEVAIDDSGGTQASDLTQRMVAAGVNGPLVSSDEVIGGGTTSLRLKGETAFSWADIDGSGTLESTTLSVSRQRLMLEGVHERKLDSGATFTPSIEVGMRYDGGDGDTGGSVETGGGLRFADTALGLTLEGRARMLFAHSGDYEEWGVSGLVRLDPGEAGLGFALSLRPAWGQTAGGVQRLWNTGVTGLAADDQTGRVHARIAYGFGTSWGGRGVLTPYSDVSLSGAGSRRLSLGGQFKMGSSVTMTLEGMHSNPVRGGANHGVMLSGHLSW